A DNA window from Turicibacter sp. TJ11 contains the following coding sequences:
- a CDS encoding AAA family ATPase: MNYWIFQGNPRHKDKDDRYFDVTKYVLEEDVLTWEVRQKHYVNQIKTDDLVFIWRADGNQKGSGGIIAKGIVVSDVRFNVEKDVNQVEVKVIERKVTPEAGMILRSELKQDIVLSELQIIKQPSGTNFKLSDEEFTLLEQVWNKTRGIIKKENCSFYPSLSEYDPDITVNQFEELLLNESVVKRSWLDTLYFLYQMGGEGTCKQISIKYGNTPQHYNRHAINIAKAIHNEIDCKLYLNKDNKTTYWPILFYGKELRSSNEGEFIWKLREPLLEAIQSMNKKGIFECMKDEQEFFYNTILYGPPGTGKTYHSVLYAVAICDQIKIETLKAKPYEEVLSRYHQLKDEGRICFTTFHQSYGYEEFIEGIQPLITDHEAGEIKYCYKNGIFKRFCQTAQCSLSTSQPKPYVFIIDEINRGNVSKIFGELITLIEATKRLGMSEEMTVSLPYTGDSFGVPNNVYLLGTMNTADRSIALMDTALRRRFNFIEMLPDSKVLEEIGIGSITINDETLNLVNLLELMNRRIEYLFDREHMIGHAFFTPLKKDPTLGRLATIFEKSIIPLLQEYFYEDYEKIQLVLGDNAKEDQYKFILDEPLRVREIFSGHPDLDLPDKKYNIQRSAFYYLQSYKKIGVGV; the protein is encoded by the coding sequence CAAAGATAAGGATGATCGATATTTTGATGTGACTAAGTATGTTTTAGAAGAAGATGTTTTGACTTGGGAGGTTCGTCAAAAGCATTATGTTAATCAAATTAAAACGGATGACTTAGTTTTTATTTGGAGAGCTGATGGAAACCAAAAAGGTAGTGGGGGAATTATAGCAAAAGGAATAGTTGTTTCTGATGTGCGTTTTAATGTAGAAAAGGATGTTAATCAAGTTGAGGTTAAGGTGATTGAACGTAAAGTAACCCCTGAAGCGGGAATGATTTTACGCAGTGAGTTAAAACAGGATATAGTTTTAAGTGAGTTGCAGATTATTAAACAACCAAGCGGGACGAATTTTAAATTAAGTGACGAGGAGTTTACGTTACTAGAACAAGTTTGGAATAAAACACGCGGTATCATTAAGAAAGAAAATTGCTCCTTTTATCCGTCTTTATCAGAATATGATCCGGATATTACAGTTAACCAATTTGAAGAATTATTATTGAATGAATCAGTAGTGAAACGTTCATGGTTAGACACTTTATATTTTCTATATCAAATGGGAGGAGAAGGCACGTGTAAGCAGATCTCTATTAAATATGGAAATACGCCTCAACATTATAATCGTCACGCGATTAACATTGCCAAAGCTATTCATAACGAAATAGATTGCAAGCTTTATCTAAATAAAGATAATAAAACCACTTATTGGCCTATCCTGTTTTATGGAAAAGAGTTAAGAAGTAGTAATGAAGGAGAATTTATTTGGAAGTTGAGAGAGCCTTTATTAGAAGCAATTCAATCAATGAATAAGAAAGGGATATTTGAATGTATGAAAGATGAACAAGAATTCTTCTATAATACGATTTTATACGGGCCACCTGGAACAGGGAAGACCTATCATTCAGTACTTTATGCCGTTGCTATTTGTGATCAAATAAAGATAGAAACTTTAAAAGCTAAACCTTATGAGGAAGTTTTATCAAGATATCATCAATTAAAAGATGAGGGACGCATTTGTTTTACGACCTTTCATCAATCATACGGTTATGAAGAGTTTATCGAAGGAATTCAACCACTTATTACAGATCATGAGGCAGGTGAAATTAAATATTGCTATAAGAATGGTATATTTAAGCGATTCTGTCAAACTGCTCAGTGTTCTTTATCTACTTCACAGCCTAAACCCTATGTGTTTATCATTGATGAAATTAATCGTGGAAATGTGTCGAAAATTTTCGGGGAATTAATAACTTTGATTGAAGCAACGAAACGTTTAGGGATGAGTGAAGAAATGACAGTTTCATTACCTTATACTGGAGACTCATTTGGTGTTCCAAATAATGTCTATTTATTAGGAACAATGAATACTGCGGATCGATCAATCGCTTTAATGGATACTGCCCTAAGAAGAAGATTTAATTTTATTGAAATGCTACCTGATTCAAAGGTTTTAGAGGAAATAGGGATAGGGTCAATTACAATAAATGATGAGACACTAAATTTAGTTAATTTGTTAGAACTTATGAATAGGCGAATTGAATATCTTTTTGATCGAGAACACATGATTGGTCATGCTTTCTTCACCCCCTTAAAAAAAGATCCGACACTCGGGCGATTAGCTACTATTTTTGAAAAATCCATTATTCCTCTTTTACAAGAATATTTTTATGAAGATTATGAAAAAATTCAACTTGTCTTAGGAGATAATGCGAAAGAAGACCAATATAAATTTATTTTAGATGAACCGTTGAGAGTGAGAGAAATATTTAGTGGTCATCCTGATTTAGACTTGCCGGATAAGAAATATAACATTCAAAGATCAGCATTTTATTATTTACAAAGCTATAAAAAAATTGGGGTTGGAGTATAG
- a CDS encoding McrC family protein yields MSMNKLIEVREFEMLTCNDAFKEDNKYHYLPPQIFQELKLIIYELAEEKPELAILEFLRIRSHRGVGEVISVSNYVGLIQLTSGYRIQVLPKISFDTEENSTIQTKRIFLKMLRSLKDFPSKVFNEANLMTDKMNLYEIFINLYLKEVRQLVKKGLKASYLETEDNLNYYKGKLLFSEQIKRNLVHQQRCYVSYDEYGVNRSENRIIKSTLIYLLKQTTSHENQKEIRQLLTFFEKVQLSTNYEKDFCKITINRQTKDYELLIQWSKIFLLKKGFTMFSGVTTNQALLFPMEKVFESYMTQQLKRLLNDLDWEVLSQHKGYFLFDNPQQFALRPDIVINANEGRQIIMDMKWKRLIPNARSNYGISQNDMYQMYAYAKKYQTSEIWLLYPLHDEIRDQTQIIFESNDEVKVYIYFIDLVNIEDCLSHLKTNILSQATLMI; encoded by the coding sequence ATGAGTATGAATAAATTAATTGAAGTTCGAGAATTTGAAATGCTCACTTGCAATGATGCATTTAAAGAAGATAATAAGTATCACTATCTACCACCTCAAATCTTTCAGGAATTAAAGCTGATTATCTATGAACTGGCTGAAGAAAAGCCTGAGTTAGCCATATTGGAGTTTTTAAGAATAAGAAGTCATCGAGGTGTCGGTGAAGTTATCTCTGTTAGTAATTATGTTGGTCTTATTCAGTTAACGAGTGGATATCGAATTCAAGTTCTTCCTAAAATTTCATTTGATACCGAAGAAAATAGTACGATCCAAACGAAGCGAATCTTCTTAAAGATGTTACGTAGTCTAAAAGATTTTCCAAGTAAAGTTTTTAATGAAGCCAATTTGATGACAGATAAAATGAATTTGTATGAAATTTTTATTAATTTGTATCTTAAAGAGGTTAGACAGCTTGTGAAAAAAGGTCTTAAAGCTTCCTATTTAGAAACAGAAGATAATTTGAATTACTATAAAGGGAAATTACTCTTTTCAGAACAAATCAAGCGAAATCTTGTTCATCAGCAACGATGTTATGTCTCGTATGACGAATATGGAGTGAATCGATCAGAAAATCGAATCATAAAATCAACGTTAATTTACTTACTAAAGCAAACAACAAGTCATGAAAATCAAAAAGAAATTAGACAATTACTAACCTTCTTTGAAAAGGTTCAATTATCTACTAATTACGAGAAGGACTTTTGTAAGATTACAATTAATCGACAAACAAAAGATTATGAACTTCTCATCCAGTGGTCAAAAATATTTTTATTAAAAAAAGGTTTTACCATGTTTTCAGGGGTAACAACCAATCAGGCATTGTTATTCCCAATGGAAAAAGTCTTCGAATCCTACATGACACAGCAACTTAAACGGTTATTGAATGATTTAGATTGGGAAGTTTTGTCCCAACATAAAGGCTACTTCTTGTTTGATAACCCTCAACAGTTTGCTTTACGACCGGATATTGTAATTAATGCTAATGAAGGACGACAGATTATCATGGATATGAAATGGAAGCGACTTATTCCAAATGCTAGATCTAATTACGGAATTTCGCAAAATGATATGTATCAAATGTATGCATATGCTAAGAAATATCAAACCTCGGAAATTTGGTTGTTGTATCCGTTACATGATGAAATTCGCGATCAAACCCAGATTATTTTTGAAAGTAATGATGAAGTAAAGGTATATATTTACTTTATTGACTTAGTAAATATTGAAGACTGCTTATCCCACTTGAAGACAAATATTTTAAGTCAAGCGACACTGATGATCTAA
- a CDS encoding leucine-rich repeat domain-containing protein, with protein MRKIFCFFIISSYLLINVSSIGISVQAMEDGSASLNTDLMSKQEVVTIPDENLKALLNEKLNKPLDSDITKAQLESITRLYAQKRNIKDLTGLEHAVNLTYLSIWKNEISDLSPLQNLTKLTFLDLSQNQISDLSPLQNLTKLNQLYLIENQIDDLSGLQNLLQLRDLYLSQNQVSDLVPLQNLTQLEFLDLNQNQVSDLTPLQTLTRLNYLYLSENQVSDLSGLQNLTQLGVLDLSNNQIHDLSLLNMTSGFLNADNQTISLPDLITYEDVATIENPLKFSDGSFVNLIDLPSDTTYDSNGIIKWDGITSTTTKEILFSDSIPGVEGTFSGALYQTIIRMNKPIFQANDITIKQDSVFNPLDHVTVTDVEDDLAQKPIQIKVIRDEVKVETPGKYEVEYQAIDSDGNTTNKTIIVTVIPKLTLINQPPLIMASDVIISVGETFDPLANVKVEDLEDGPIEITSQNVIENTVNSDKPGIYKVVYRVTDQDGETTIKEIDVEVISETPETPETPETPQTGETLQTPQTGMDIGMIGLIGLFFIVLGIIKFKGLF; from the coding sequence ATGAGAAAAATTTTTTGTTTTTTTATTATTAGCTCATATCTTTTAATAAATGTAAGTAGTATTGGCATCTCAGTTCAGGCTATGGAAGATGGTTCAGCTTCATTAAATACTGATTTAATGAGCAAACAGGAGGTTGTAACAATTCCTGATGAAAATTTAAAAGCTCTTCTAAACGAAAAACTTAATAAACCTTTAGATTCAGATATTACAAAAGCTCAATTGGAATCCATTACTAGGCTTTATGCACAAAAACGTAATATAAAAGATTTAACAGGATTAGAACATGCTGTTAATTTAACTTACTTATCGATATGGAAAAATGAAATTAGTGATTTATCTCCATTGCAAAATTTAACTAAGTTAACTTTTTTAGACTTAAGTCAGAATCAAATTAGTGATTTATCCCCCTTACAAAATTTAACTAAATTAAATCAGTTATATCTTATTGAGAATCAAATTGACGATTTATCTGGATTACAAAATCTACTCCAATTAAGGGATTTATATCTTAGTCAGAATCAAGTAAGTGATTTAGTTCCATTACAAAATTTAACGCAATTAGAGTTTTTAGATCTTAATCAGAATCAGGTGAGTGACTTAACTCCATTACAAACTTTAACTCGATTAAACTACTTATATCTCAGTGAGAATCAAGTTAGTGATTTATCTGGATTACAAAATTTAACTCAATTAGGGGTTTTAGATCTAAGCAATAATCAAATTCATGATTTAAGCTTATTAAATATGACCAGCGGATTTCTCAACGCAGATAATCAAACGATTTCATTGCCGGACCTTATTACATATGAGGATGTTGCTACTATAGAGAATCCATTAAAATTTTCTGATGGGAGTTTTGTAAATTTAATTGATCTTCCTTCTGATACAACATATGATTCAAATGGGATCATTAAATGGGATGGAATTACATCTACAACAACGAAAGAAATCTTATTTTCTGATAGTATTCCTGGAGTCGAAGGAACATTTAGTGGTGCATTATACCAAACAATCATTAGAATGAATAAACCTATTTTTCAGGCTAATGATATTACCATTAAACAAGACAGTGTGTTTAATCCATTAGACCATGTAACAGTGACAGACGTTGAAGATGATTTAGCTCAAAAACCTATTCAAATAAAGGTTATTCGAGACGAGGTAAAAGTTGAGACTCCTGGAAAATATGAAGTTGAATATCAGGCAATTGATAGTGATGGAAATACAACAAATAAAACTATTATTGTGACTGTTATCCCTAAGCTTACTTTAATAAATCAACCGCCATTAATTATGGCATCTGATGTAATAATTTCAGTTGGAGAAACTTTTGATCCATTAGCTAATGTGAAAGTTGAAGATTTAGAAGATGGCCCCATTGAAATAACGAGTCAAAACGTAATTGAAAATACAGTTAATTCAGATAAACCAGGAATTTATAAAGTTGTTTATCGAGTAACCGATCAAGATGGTGAAACAACGATAAAAGAGATTGATGTCGAAGTTATCTCAGAAACACCAGAGACTCCAGAAACCCCGGAAACTCCACAAACTGGAGAGACTCTACAAACTCCACAAACGGGAATGGATATAGGGATGATTGGATTAATAGGATTATTTTTTATTGTTTTAGGAATAATAAAATTTAAGGGCCTATTTTAA
- a CDS encoding flavodoxin family protein: MKYAVVYSSVTNNTKRLAETIKETVGAEFCGKFSDEALEAEVLFIGFWATKHSCGADVQGFMKKLSNKKIFLFGTAGYNDTQEYFEEILSNAKEHIPASNEIIGTYMCQGKVTEAMKNRIKEVMPEKYEEMKDKLASSENHPNQADLDALVVAVEKVIK; this comes from the coding sequence ATGAAATACGCAGTTGTTTATAGTAGTGTAACAAATAATACAAAAAGATTAGCTGAAACGATTAAGGAAACAGTGGGAGCTGAATTTTGCGGAAAATTTTCAGATGAAGCTTTAGAAGCAGAGGTTTTATTTATTGGATTTTGGGCAACAAAACACTCTTGCGGGGCGGATGTTCAAGGATTCATGAAAAAATTATCAAATAAGAAAATTTTCTTATTCGGAACAGCTGGATACAATGATACACAAGAATACTTTGAAGAGATTTTATCTAATGCTAAAGAACACATTCCAGCATCAAATGAGATCATTGGGACTTACATGTGTCAAGGTAAAGTAACAGAGGCGATGAAAAATCGTATTAAAGAAGTCATGCCTGAAAAATATGAAGAGATGAAAGACAAATTAGCTTCATCAGAAAATCATCCGAATCAAGCAGACTTAGATGCATTAGTCGTTGCTGTTGAAAAAGTGATTAAATAA
- a CDS encoding Dps family protein yields MDQNLCVALNQLLKDLTVAERNVHILHWNLIAKGFVYLHPYLGEVYNQLFQYVDVTAEQIRFQEAFPEGTLQDATSGSRLTTIDSKSPYNQDEAIRITIANIEYLRKFTNNIITYADDHEYWSVADVFTAQVVYYDKVLYFLKSSLGQ; encoded by the coding sequence ATGGATCAAAATTTATGTGTTGCACTTAATCAATTATTAAAAGACTTAACTGTTGCCGAACGAAATGTTCATATTCTTCACTGGAACTTAATTGCTAAAGGTTTCGTCTACTTACATCCTTACTTAGGTGAGGTTTATAATCAACTGTTTCAATACGTGGATGTTACAGCAGAACAAATTCGTTTTCAAGAGGCATTCCCTGAAGGAACGTTACAAGACGCTACTTCTGGTTCACGTTTAACAACGATTGACTCAAAAAGCCCTTATAATCAAGACGAAGCGATTCGTATTACGATTGCTAACATTGAATACTTAAGAAAATTTACTAACAATATTATTACTTATGCCGATGATCATGAGTACTGGAGTGTCGCCGATGTCTTCACCGCTCAAGTGGTTTACTACGATAAAGTATTATACTTCTTAAAAAGCTCTCTGGGGCAATAA
- a CDS encoding HD-GYP domain-containing protein, with amino-acid sequence MNFFNVINTIRKTLNCIDEKITNHGDETAYIAYKLGTSLNLDEEDLKSIVIAAMFHDIGACKTDDLSNIVTFENYNYKNHSIYGYLFFKYFSPLPHMSKSILYHHEDINHLNDTIEENYANLIRICDAVSVHKIKCSHYDEFEKNVMFEINDSKKYKQDYINTFIKLHKEESSCQKLFDGSYLIELDAYI; translated from the coding sequence TTGAATTTTTTTAATGTCATTAATACCATAAGAAAAACTCTGAACTGTATTGATGAAAAAATAACAAATCATGGTGATGAAACCGCCTATATCGCTTATAAATTAGGAACAAGTTTAAATCTAGATGAAGAAGATTTAAAATCTATCGTTATCGCGGCTATGTTTCATGATATAGGAGCTTGTAAAACAGATGATTTAAGTAATATTGTAACTTTTGAAAATTATAATTATAAAAATCATTCCATTTATGGTTATCTGTTTTTTAAGTATTTTTCACCTCTGCCACATATGTCAAAAAGTATCTTATATCATCATGAAGATATTAATCATTTAAACGATACGATAGAAGAGAATTATGCAAACTTAATTCGTATATGTGATGCCGTATCTGTTCATAAGATTAAATGCAGTCATTATGACGAGTTTGAAAAAAATGTGATGTTTGAGATCAATGATTCAAAAAAGTATAAACAAGACTATATTAATACTTTTATAAAACTTCATAAAGAAGAGTCTAGTTGTCAAAAGCTGTTTGATGGAAGTTATTTAATAGAGTTAGATGCCTATATTTAA
- a CDS encoding HD-GYP domain-containing protein, which translates to MCSMLNFNEKNKEMCIISALLHDIGKISTPIEILKCPGQLSETGFKIMKGHVSKTREILEYLDHEKIKNIASNHHEKLNGKGYPRGLTEEMLTLEDRIIAVADIFSALTEKRYYKDSLPKDEVLRILKNCTLKHELDSNIVSLVSNHYDRILNLIEVEISEFNHKLEKIKSEHMKLLSQ; encoded by the coding sequence ATCTGCTCTATGTTAAACTTCAATGAAAAAAATAAAGAGATGTGTATCATATCAGCACTATTACATGATATAGGTAAAATATCTACACCTATCGAAATTTTAAAATGTCCAGGTCAGTTAAGTGAGACAGGTTTTAAGATCATGAAAGGTCATGTATCTAAAACGAGAGAAATTCTTGAATATCTTGATCATGAAAAAATTAAAAATATCGCTTCTAATCATCATGAAAAATTAAATGGAAAGGGTTACCCTAGAGGTTTGACCGAAGAGATGCTAACGTTAGAAGATAGAATTATAGCAGTCGCTGATATTTTTTCAGCTCTAACAGAGAAAAGATACTATAAAGATTCTTTACCTAAAGATGAAGTTTTAAGGATATTAAAAAATTGTACTTTGAAACATGAATTAGATTCAAATATTGTAAGTCTCGTATCGAATCATTATGATAGGATATTGAATTTGATCGAAGTTGAAATATCTGAATTTAATCATAAATTAGAAAAAATAAAAAGTGAACATATGAAACTACTCAGTCAATAA
- a CDS encoding GNAT family N-acetyltransferase, with protein sequence MLSLTTERLLLRSWQESDSADLYEYAKSEWVGPFAGWKPHQNEAESKEIIKRFIEADDTYAIVLKDENKVIGGIGLHHRFPDESLQHLKQREIGYVLNPNYWGRGIVPEAVTCLLDHGFHHLGLDLIWCAHYDFNAKSKRVIEKCGFNYQFTKQKTLHLLDDQEVNTLYYHLSKQDYFNRK encoded by the coding sequence ATGTTGAGTTTAACGACGGAACGATTACTTTTAAGAAGTTGGCAAGAGAGCGATAGTGCTGATTTATACGAATACGCAAAAAGTGAGTGGGTAGGTCCATTTGCGGGATGGAAGCCTCATCAAAATGAAGCGGAAAGTAAAGAAATTATTAAACGATTCATTGAAGCGGATGATACGTATGCTATCGTTTTAAAAGATGAAAATAAAGTGATTGGTGGAATTGGCTTACATCACCGATTTCCAGATGAATCTCTTCAACACTTAAAGCAAAGAGAGATTGGTTATGTGTTAAATCCAAACTATTGGGGACGAGGGATCGTTCCAGAAGCAGTGACTTGCTTGTTAGATCATGGATTTCATCACCTAGGGTTAGATTTGATTTGGTGTGCTCACTACGATTTTAATGCTAAATCTAAACGAGTCATTGAAAAATGCGGGTTTAACTATCAATTTACCAAACAGAAAACCTTACATTTATTAGATGATCAAGAAGTGAATACGCTATATTATCACTTATCAAAACAGGATTATTTTAATCGAAAATAA
- a CDS encoding FMN-dependent NADH-azoreductase, translated as MSKVLYIKGTPQSEEKSKSSHIARTFVEEYKKNNPADEVIELELYGMDVPLIDADVLNGWEKSRAGQPLTSEEARKVTAINDFTHQFMNADKFIIQSSMWNLGIQPLLKAYFDTVMVAGQTFKYTAEGPVGLMKGKKAIHIHGSGGVYSNTTGIEHADSYVTGALRFMGIEVAPTIFIEGIDYDPSQKDAIMSRITEQAKEVAKQF; from the coding sequence ATGTCAAAGGTATTATATATTAAAGGAACACCACAAAGTGAAGAAAAATCAAAAAGTTCACATATTGCAAGAACGTTTGTCGAAGAATATAAAAAAAATAATCCAGCTGATGAAGTGATTGAGCTAGAATTATATGGAATGGATGTTCCGTTAATTGATGCCGACGTGCTAAACGGGTGGGAAAAATCAAGAGCAGGTCAACCATTAACAAGTGAAGAAGCACGAAAAGTCACAGCTATTAATGACTTTACTCATCAATTCATGAATGCTGATAAATTTATCATTCAATCTTCAATGTGGAACTTAGGGATTCAACCCTTATTAAAAGCATATTTTGATACAGTGATGGTTGCAGGTCAAACATTTAAATATACAGCTGAAGGACCAGTTGGATTAATGAAAGGTAAAAAAGCCATTCATATTCATGGATCAGGTGGTGTTTACTCAAACACAACAGGAATCGAACATGCTGATTCATATGTGACAGGAGCATTACGATTCATGGGAATCGAAGTTGCTCCAACAATCTTTATTGAAGGAATCGATTATGACCCATCACAAAAAGATGCGATCATGTCACGAATCACTGAACAAGCTAAAGAAGTCGCTAAACAGTTTTAA
- a CDS encoding IS3 family transposase (programmed frameshift), whose product MSKKLFTSQEIEQLKQNDYVKSVSEKGITYTKEFKENFIAMSEKGKFPREIFEYYGFNVEMLGMQRVNSAAKRWKQAFKTQGPLGLDDSRTTNSGRPLKRELTIEEKLLRTQAELEVLRIENELLKKLRLVRKMRIVSKEVRFQMIHQVVSQTSTKFNSLISHLCDSLGVSRSGYYRYFSSCAEKARLKRLKDEQQRLEVIQQAIHFKGRKNKGIRQVAMVLKGEFNISFNLKSIHRIMKKYELLSKVRRNNPYRKLAKATQAHRVCPNLVNRKFRPSEPYKVLLTDITYLKYGKGQTAYLSTILDSATNEVLAFQLSDHLKIDFVLQTLKKLQENPTVQLMKETIIHSDQGVHYTSPQFSNQVKELGIQQSMSRKGNCWDNAPQESFFGHLKDEAEITNQMSFDDLFIEIKDYIDYHNNFRYQWNLNKLTPVGYRNQLQVA is encoded by the exons ATGAGCAAGAAGTTATTTACATCGCAAGAGATTGAACAACTCAAACAAAACGATTATGTTAAGTCAGTGTCTGAAAAAGGGATTACTTATACAAAAGAATTTAAGGAAAACTTTATTGCGATGAGCGAGAAAGGAAAGTTTCCTCGAGAGATATTCGAATACTATGGATTCAATGTTGAGATGCTTGGTATGCAGCGTGTGAATTCTGCAGCTAAACGTTGGAAACAAGCCTTTAAAACTCAGGGGCCATTAGGATTGGATGATAGTCGTACTACCAATTCTGGAAGACCTCTAAAGCGAGAGTTAACGATAGAAGAAAAGTTGTTACGTACGCAAGCCGAATTAGAAGTTTTAAGGATTGAGAACGAATTATTAAAAAAGTTGAGACTCGTGAGAAAAATG AGAATAGTCTCTAAAGAAGTAAGGTTTCAAATGATTCATCAAGTGGTGAGCCAGACATCAACTAAATTTAACTCTTTAATTTCTCATTTATGCGATAGTCTTGGTGTTTCAAGATCAGGTTATTATCGTTATTTTTCGTCATGCGCTGAAAAAGCACGCTTAAAGCGACTAAAAGACGAACAACAACGTTTAGAAGTGATTCAACAAGCCATTCATTTCAAAGGACGAAAGAACAAAGGAATTCGCCAAGTAGCGATGGTTCTTAAAGGAGAATTCAACATCTCCTTTAACCTAAAATCTATTCATCGCATCATGAAAAAATATGAATTGTTGAGTAAAGTTCGTCGAAATAATCCCTATCGTAAACTCGCTAAAGCTACGCAAGCACATCGCGTTTGTCCAAATCTTGTTAACCGTAAGTTTAGACCATCAGAACCTTACAAAGTTCTATTAACCGATATCACTTATTTAAAATATGGAAAGGGTCAAACTGCCTATCTCTCTACCATTTTAGATAGTGCAACGAATGAAGTTTTAGCCTTTCAATTAAGTGATCATTTAAAGATAGATTTTGTTCTCCAAACACTGAAAAAACTTCAAGAAAATCCGACTGTCCAATTAATGAAAGAAACGATCATTCACTCCGATCAGGGAGTACACTATACTAGTCCACAATTTTCGAATCAAGTAAAAGAATTAGGAATTCAACAATCCATGTCAAGAAAGGGTAATTGTTGGGATAACGCTCCACAAGAATCATTTTTTGGGCATTTAAAAGATGAAGCAGAGATTACGAATCAAATGTCATTTGATGATTTATTCATCGAAATTAAAGATTATATAGATTACCATAACAACTTTAGATATCAATGGAATTTAAATAAGCTGACTCCTGTAGGATACAGAAATCAGCTTCAAGTTGCTTAG